The nucleotide window GAGCCATCCTAATTATTATTTAACATTTCACACCCAGGAAAATAGCCGGTTGCAGCTGCAGCCGGCTATTTTCTATGCGGTGAATAATCTTGAAATTTGGCAGGTTTAAAAATGAAGCGCAATGGAATGTAAGGAGATGAGCGCACTTAGAAGGGAGGCGCGCGACTCGCCGGAGAGATGCGCAAAAAACAAGGAAACAGGAGGGAATCAACTATGGCAGTATCCAAAGTTCCCCAATCCAGCCGGGTGGGGATCAAAGTCCAGACCGGCGTCAGCACCGCCGGCGCCCCGGTGTACCGCGTCCGCAACCTGCAGAACGTGAAGTCCGCCGCCCCGGACGAGGACGTTTACGCCGTGGCCCAGGCCATGGCCGCGCTGCAGCAGCATTCCGTTGTCTCCATCAGCCGTGTGGACGA belongs to Acetonema longum DSM 6540 and includes:
- a CDS encoding DUF1659 domain-containing protein, with product MAVSKVPQSSRVGIKVQTGVSTAGAPVYRVRNLQNVKSAAPDEDVYAVAQAMAALQQHSVVSISRVDEANLVNE